A stretch of DNA from Nitrospira sp. KM1:
AGATTGGCACCGACGCCGCCCCAAATCCCGATCGCATAGTTGAACTTGTATTGATCCTCATCACTCAGAATGCTGATACCGATGTCCCGGCTGCCTTGCAGGTTTGAGGCGAAGGCATTCTGGACAATCAGATTGTCCGCAAAACTGGAGGTGGCGATGGAACTGATGAGGGCACGATTGAACCAGACTCGCTGTTGACCGACCTGAACGGTAGCCCATGGGATATGCCAGGAGGAGACATATGCATCGAGAAGGCTGCCACGTCCGCTGCCGCCCTCTTGATCCCAGGAGGTCTGATCGAATGCGACGGAAAAGTTATAGCGAAAATCCGGATCGAACGCGTAACCCAGGAATTGCAGCCGAGACCGGGGCACCGAAAATTGATTGGAGTCGCTCTGCTTTCTCCATGCACGATACTCCACCTGCCCGCCGAGAATTTCAGGATTTCTTGAATCTCCAGTGGTCGACCAGGTGTCGTTATAAGTGCTGTGAGAATAACGGACCTGTGTCAGCAACCGGAGTTTCAGAAGAAACTTTTCGCCGACGCGAATGTTCAGGCCGTTATTCACATCGACGTTGAAGTTTGGCCGTGAGAGCCGTTCTTTGTTCTCTATCACTTTCAAGCCCTTTTCGTATTCATCCTGAGTAATGATCCCTTTTAAATAGAGATATTTGAGGCCCGGATCTTCGCCCGAGTAATACTCCCATTTGCCTTCCTTCTTGACGAATTGACCTTCTTCGACGGCCAAGCTGGAAGGGGGAGGTGTCAGCCACACGAAACCCAATGCTATGACAAACAGCAGACCGGAAATTCTCATGTCGATTCTCCTCCATGACATGGGAACTTCCGGTGGTCCGGTCAGTTCACAAACAATCGTGTCAAAAAATAATGGGATCGGTCTCCAGTTGACTGGATGACAGCGTTCCGTGTGTTAGCGTCAACAATGTTGATATGACATGACCATTTCCCTCACTTGAATGAATGTGAATATCCGGACTCCAGACGAACTTTTTCCTTGCGCTCGATCTGAACGACTTTGGAATCATGGACGATGATTTCCACCGATCCGAACCGCAGATCTTTCAATGCACTGAGGATTGCCAGCTCGAGCTGTTCTTGCAGGTCCTTCTTCTCTTGCCCCTGTGTTCCCTTACTCAACGTCAACATCTCTGCTTCCTCCTCATCACCCTGATTGATCTAGATGAATAACAATCTTTAGTGAGCGCCCCAGGCCCTCTCGATTAGGGGAGAGGACAGAAGGGTTCCAGTAAAGATGTCGGCCCGACGTTTGTCGATCGTCGAATCAACACGACGGACGATAGGGAGCGTGGTCGAGGAATCAAGGTGTCAGAAGAATGTTGGATGTTCCCGTCTCTATATAATGGATGTATATTAATCATGACTACTCCGATAGGATTTATAAAACATCTTATATATAAACTTAATCTACTTTGTCAACAATATTCTATCTGAACCAGTTGCTTTCATTCATGAATCAATTAAACTTGACAATAGCAATTTATAATTGATAGATAATGCCGCGTCATGGGTCTCAAACATCGCCCAGAATCTCCGGAAAATTTCCAAAACAACCTTAGGACGGTTCGAACGCATCGCGGCCTGTCGCAAGGAGATCTGGCTGGAAAGTCTGGCATTACGAGACAGGCAGTTTCATCTATCGAATCCAACGTTTACCTGCCGACGACAGCAGTGGCATTGCGACTTGCCGCTGCCCTCAGTTGTACTGTCGAAGAGTTGTTTCGTCTAGCCGATGCACCGGATCTCCTTGAAGGCCATTTCATAGGGGAGATTCCAATGAGAAACACCGGCTCCTCACCCGTCCGCGTGAAAGTCGCGGTCGTCGGCTCAAAAACGATCGTCCGTCCAATGGCCGGATTGGGCGAAGTGCTGTCCTGCACCGTTTCAGCCGATGGCTACCTTCAGCACGACACGCTGCGATCTGGTGGTGCTTGCCGTGTGAGACTTTCACGCAATCGTCAGGAAGTTGACCAGGAAATTTCAGTGGCCGGTTGCGACCCTGCCATCTTTTTGGCCGGTGAGCACCTCAGGCGAAAAAAGGATCTGACGACCGTCATCGGATGGTCGATGGGAAGCACGGCCGCCCTTCACGCCTTACAACGCGGCGAAGTGCATGTGGCGGGATTGCATCTGTTTGATCCAGTCAGTGGAGAGTCGAATCTTCCCTTCCTTCGAAAGGCGCTCAAAGGGTCCGGCTACGATGTCGTGACTTTCGCGACCTGGGAAGAAGGATTCGTCGTGCGAAAGGGGAATCCGAAATCCATCCGCTCGGTCGACGACCTGGCCCAACGGGATGTGTTGTTTGTGAATCGTGAGGAGGGTGCCGGCGCTCGATTGTTGCTCGACAACCGGTTGCAGCTCACGGGAATGGTCCCCGCGGCAATTCATGGCTACGGCCGGTTTGTAGCGTCGCATTTCGAGGTTGCCCGAGCGGTGGCATCGGGGCAGGCGGATGCCGGCATCGGAATCCGTTCGGCCGCACAGTTGTTTGATCTGGATTTCGTTCCGCTACAATCCGCCCGCTACGACCTGGTCGTCCCACGGCCCTATCTTGCGTCCCATCCGACGCTGGCCAACCTCTTCGAGACGCTCGTCAGCCGTCCTTTCAGAAACGAGATAGAAGCACTCGGTGGCTATGACACTCGCGAGACGGGAACGCTTCATCCGCTTCGATCCTGACGTGTTCATATGAAGGAGCAAGGAATGATGACAAAACATTCAGTGCTGTACGCATGCCTGCTCGGCGGCCTTCTGATATCGCAAGCGGCCCGGGCAGAGCAATTGATCATCGCCGCTTCTCCGAGCGTTGCAGGTGCGGTCGAAGCGCTGGGCCGGCAGTTTGAATCCACGCACCCCGACGTTCGAGTTCGCTTGTACCTGGATCCAGGTCTTGATCTTCGCCGGACAATCGCCGGGATGGAAAACAGTCCTCGAGGACAATACTTCATCGGTTCCGGACCAATCCATCTCGTCGCGCCAGGCGGAGACGAACTGATTACGCGCCTCGAGCAGAAATATTACGTGCTGCCGGGGACGAAGCGAACGTATGCGGAGGTGCCGCTGGTCCTGGTCGTGCCGGAGGCGTTGGTCGATGCACCGACGTCGTTTGAGTCCCTGGCGCAGGACCAGTCTGTCCGAATTGCTGTGGCCGATCCGGACCTCACAGTGCTCGGTCAGAAAACCCGCGACATGCTTTTGGCGATGGGCGTATGGGGCCGGATCGAGCAACGGATCGATCGGGCAACCGACATGCGGTCCGTACTGGACCATGTGCTCAACGGTCAAGCGGATGTCGGGATCCTGTTCGGCCCCGACGCCGTGCGTGAACGGGAACGTTTGCGGATTACGGCCCAATCAGCCGCCGGCGCCTTTCGTCCGACCGTCCATTCCATGGCCATGGAACGCTACTGTCCAAACCGGGCTCTCTGTGGCGAATTTCTCGAATTTATTCAATCGCCGGATGCCCAGGCGATCTTGCAGCGCCTCGGCTATTCATCCCCTCGACAACAGAAAGCAGATCGTTAAGCGACTCTTATTTTTATGGTCTCTGTATGAGGAGGACTTGTGATGTCAGGTCATAGGACGAGGAAATGGGTGCGAGTGGCTGGAACAGCGCAGATTTGCGCGCTGCTGATCGGTATGGCGGCCGGCGGATGCGCGAGGCTTCCGTATACGACCCAAGTGATTCATGAGGACCGCCGCGTCGTCGTCACGTTGCAACGCGAAACACGGCCGGTGCCGTATTCGCATCCTGTTCAGCTGCGTACTGACGAACTTGCCGCGGCGCTCGCCGGATTCTCATTCCGGGAAAAACAGCGTTTGCCGCTCCGTTGGTTTGCGGAGGAAGTGCCGCCCAAGCAGATTTTCAGATCCGACGAACTCCAGGCGGTCGTTCCGTATCTTGTAGAAGGCCTTCAGAAAGCCGCTCCCGACGAGCGCGTCTATTTTCAAGTGCTGGCCCCGGGGATGAACCCCGCCTACGAGAAAGACACGACGGCCGGGTGGATCGCGCTCCGTGAACCGTACCTCCACCTGACGCTCGAGCATTTTCACGCCCAATTCCCCGTAAGGAAGTCGGAGCAATGGGACCTCCGCTATCCCGCTCTGCCGCCCGAGCCCAAGACGTACCTCCTGTACTTTGAACCGGGTCGATTTTGGGAAACCGATCCTGTGACCGGGCAGTCTGCCGTGCAATTACGCGAGTTTTTGAAAATAGCCATTCCGGCTTCGTCGCGATGACCTCCTGAGCGTTCGGAGTCTCCAACATCACTTTTCTCCATCGATCTTATTTGCGGAGGATCCCCATGACTTTCTTACCATGGTTTGATCGAATTGAAGGAAGAATCAGGGCTGTCTCGGTGGCCTGGGCATTCGCCTGCCTGATGGGGATGCCGGTTCCGGGGCATGCCGTCGAATCTGGAAAACTCGTCGAGAAGGATGGTCAATACGTGTTCGTCGAGAGCATGGATCCCGCGACAAAGCTGTTGCTGGATCGTGCCTACGACAAGGGCATCATCACGCGAGACGAGCGTGATAAGGCGATCAAGGATTCAGAGGCACGCGCGTATATCATGCAGCCCAGCTTCAAGTTGTGGTACGACCGCGGCTTCAACTTCTCGATGAACGACAACGCGTTCATGCTCAAGATCCGCGGCCGCATGCAGCTGCGAGAAACGACCCGTTGGCGGAACGATGCGTGGAGAAACCCCGGGGATGCCAAGAATTTCCCTGAACTCCTCGGAGTCTTCGGTGATTACCGAGCCAACCGCTCGGAAGATTTTGCCTCGCAGTTCAATCTGCGTCGGGCACGGCTGATGTTCCTGGGACATCTGCTCAGCCCGGACTTCAAGTACTTCGTGCAAATCGGTTTCGAAACCGCCGAGAACGCACAGACGCCTGGGTCGGCCAATCTGATGGATTACTATTTCCTCAGCACGCACCTTCCGCTCCTCAATGTGCAAGTCGGGCAGTACAAGGTATTTTTCAACCGATCGCAGATCAACAATACCGCCTCCATGCAGTTTGCAGAACGCGCCCCGGTCCAGGATGCCTTTACCGCGAGCGGGTTGAACCGGCGTGATATCGGTCTCACGATCATGAACGACGACGAAGTGTATCCCGTTAATTATTACCTCGGAATCTTCAACGGGGCCGGACCGCTGTTCAACCGATACGGAAGCTACGACAGTGAAGAGGCTGTGACTGGTTGTCCCGGAGGACAGACCGGAGGCAATCCGTTTCCTTCCCCTGCCGGCTGTCCGACCAACACGCGCAATCTCAATTCAAATTTTCGAAATGAGATCGACAAGCTTATGTATGCGGGACGATTCCAGTGGAATATCCTCGGGCGGCCCGGCTATGGTGAAGGAGACCTGGCATATTCAGAAGCGCCGCAAATGGCCGTGGGAGGCGGGCTGGCCTACAATCCCGGTATCAATACCAGCACCGATAACGCGTTTGTCGGTATCGATCTGGCGAATTTGAATTTCAGGCGTCAGTTGGCGACGTTCGGTAACGGCCGCCAGTTGGGATGGGGAGTCGTGAACTATCTGACACATGCGTTCGACGGCGTGTTCAAGTATCGCGGTTTTTCTCTTCAGGGGGAGTATTATTTTAAAAACATCGATCGGACGTTCAATGGCAGACCCTGTATACAGACTGCTGGTACAGGTGGGCCCTGTACGGCGTTCTCCCCGGGGCTGTTGGGAAATTCAATGGGGTGGTATGTGCAGAGCGGATACTATCTCGTACCGCGGAAGCTCGAAGTTGCGGCGCGATACTCGTATTGGGATCCCGACACGAACTCCGGAGGCGATTTGATCAGGCAGGTCGACGCGTCGATCAATTGGTTTCCGTTTGGGACTTACGACTATCAATTGATGGTGACGTATACGAATATGGCGATGGGGACGGGCGGGTATGCGATCGGCAGAAGCAATCCGTTGCCGAGCACGGGAGGGTCCCAGAGTACCGTGCCTTGCCCGGCAACGTTCCCGTCGGGTTGTGTCCCGTTGGATGCCAGAGGAGGGACATTGATCGAAAATGCTATCCGTGTGCAGCTACAAATTTTCTTTTAATACTTTAATACGAGGAGTCATTCGTGGGAGGAACGTCAGGTATGCATGTGAGGCATCTGAGATGGGCATCTATTCTTGTGGGCGCGGTCGGGCTGGTGTGCATCGTCCTATGGCCGGTGGCCGGTGTTAGAGCCGAGGAACTCACGATCGCCGCGGCCTCGGATTTGAATTTCGCGATAAAGGATCTCGTGGCTGAATTCGAAAAGGAATCAGGTCATCGTGTCAGGCTGTCGCTGGGATCGTCGGGAAATTTTTACGCACAAATACAAAACGGCGCCCCATTTGATCTCTATTTTTCTGCCGACATCGGTTATCCTCAAAAACTCGAAGAGGCCGGATTGGTGGTGCCAGGGTCGGTGTATCGGTATGCAGTGGGTCGCATCGTGCTCTGGACGAGTCACTCGGCCCGCCGCGACGTCTCAAAGGGACTGGAGGTGCTGAGTGATTCTGTCGTCAAGAAAATCGCAATCGCCAATCCCAAGCACGCTCCGTATGGCCGCGCCGCAGTCGCGGCCATGCAGCATTTTCAGGTATACGATCAAGCAAAAGATCGGCTGATCTTAGGGGAGAATATTTCTCAAGCTGCCCAATTCGTGGAGTCCGGCTCTTGCGACATCGGCATTATTGCGTTGTCCCTGGCCATGGCACCGAGCATGAAGACTGCCGGAACCTATTGGGAGATTCCAGCCGAATCACATCCTCCGCTGGAACAGGGTGCGGCGATCGTGAAGACATCAACGCATCAAAAGGCCGCGAAGCAGTTTCTGGAGTTTATGCAGAGTCCGAAAGGACGGGAGATCATGACACGGTATGGGTTTACGCTTCCTCAATAGAACGATGGTTCCGTGGCTGGGTGCGGCCACAATAGTCTTTGCCAGTGGCTGTTCCGACGCCGTGCAGATGACCCAGGAGACAACCACCGGTGGCGTCGTGACCTATTTATTCAAACAGGACAGGGGAGGTCCGATGGGATCGCCTCATCGACGCGATGCGCTGCGCATGATTGAAAAGAAATGCCCGGAAGGTTACACCGTCGTTCGTGACGGGGAGGTCAAGGGGTATGCGAGTATGTCAAGCGTCGAAGGGGAAGAAGGGGACATCACAGGCAGGCGATGGGGAATTCAATTCCGCTGCAAATGAAGGTCAGTTCCAAACCCTTTGATCGGAAGCACGTCGTTGATTGAATTGGTAAGGCAAGGACGTATTCTCAATAACCACATGAGGTCATCATGAAACTCAGCGCACGCAATCAATTCCAAGGCACCGTGACACGTATTACGGAAGGACAGGCCATGGCTGAAGTCATCGTCAAGGTAGGATCGCTCGAATTCGTGGCGGCGATCACCGATGGATCGGTCAAGCAAATGGGCTTGAAGGTGAACGATGGGGTTACCGTCGCCGTCAAGGCGACCGAGGTCATGATCGGCAAATAGCCCGTCGTTGACTTCCATATCGCCACTTTCTACCATGGCGCCGCATAAGAACGGCGGAGAGACTCATGATCACGCGATTCGGCCTCGGGAAACTGAATGCTAAATCCATGATTACGTAAATTGAGACAGTCGTGAGCCGATCGACGCTTTTAGTGGTCAGGCGAGCGGCTGACACTCTTCGGCGGCTGTGAAGGCGGTGTGATGGACTGGACGGCGATCTGGGTGACCTTTAAGTTGGCGAGCCTGACGTCGGCCGCCCTCGTCATTGTCGGCTTGCCGATTGCGTACTGGCTGACATTTTCAAAATGGCGTGGCAAGTTT
This window harbors:
- a CDS encoding substrate-binding domain-containing protein, with product MRNTGSSPVRVKVAVVGSKTIVRPMAGLGEVLSCTVSADGYLQHDTLRSGGACRVRLSRNRQEVDQEISVAGCDPAIFLAGEHLRRKKDLTTVIGWSMGSTAALHALQRGEVHVAGLHLFDPVSGESNLPFLRKALKGSGYDVVTFATWEEGFVVRKGNPKSIRSVDDLAQRDVLFVNREEGAGARLLLDNRLQLTGMVPAAIHGYGRFVASHFEVARAVASGQADAGIGIRSAAQLFDLDFVPLQSARYDLVVPRPYLASHPTLANLFETLVSRPFRNEIEALGGYDTRETGTLHPLRS
- the modA gene encoding molybdate ABC transporter substrate-binding protein — translated: MMTKHSVLYACLLGGLLISQAARAEQLIIAASPSVAGAVEALGRQFESTHPDVRVRLYLDPGLDLRRTIAGMENSPRGQYFIGSGPIHLVAPGGDELITRLEQKYYVLPGTKRTYAEVPLVLVVPEALVDAPTSFESLAQDQSVRIAVADPDLTVLGQKTRDMLLAMGVWGRIEQRIDRATDMRSVLDHVLNGQADVGILFGPDAVRERERLRITAQSAAGAFRPTVHSMAMERYCPNRALCGEFLEFIQSPDAQAILQRLGYSSPRQQKADR
- a CDS encoding porin, whose product is MTFLPWFDRIEGRIRAVSVAWAFACLMGMPVPGHAVESGKLVEKDGQYVFVESMDPATKLLLDRAYDKGIITRDERDKAIKDSEARAYIMQPSFKLWYDRGFNFSMNDNAFMLKIRGRMQLRETTRWRNDAWRNPGDAKNFPELLGVFGDYRANRSEDFASQFNLRRARLMFLGHLLSPDFKYFVQIGFETAENAQTPGSANLMDYYFLSTHLPLLNVQVGQYKVFFNRSQINNTASMQFAERAPVQDAFTASGLNRRDIGLTIMNDDEVYPVNYYLGIFNGAGPLFNRYGSYDSEEAVTGCPGGQTGGNPFPSPAGCPTNTRNLNSNFRNEIDKLMYAGRFQWNILGRPGYGEGDLAYSEAPQMAVGGGLAYNPGINTSTDNAFVGIDLANLNFRRQLATFGNGRQLGWGVVNYLTHAFDGVFKYRGFSLQGEYYFKNIDRTFNGRPCIQTAGTGGPCTAFSPGLLGNSMGWYVQSGYYLVPRKLEVAARYSYWDPDTNSGGDLIRQVDASINWFPFGTYDYQLMVTYTNMAMGTGGYAIGRSNPLPSTGGSQSTVPCPATFPSGCVPLDARGGTLIENAIRVQLQIFF
- the modA gene encoding molybdate ABC transporter substrate-binding protein; amino-acid sequence: MGGTSGMHVRHLRWASILVGAVGLVCIVLWPVAGVRAEELTIAAASDLNFAIKDLVAEFEKESGHRVRLSLGSSGNFYAQIQNGAPFDLYFSADIGYPQKLEEAGLVVPGSVYRYAVGRIVLWTSHSARRDVSKGLEVLSDSVVKKIAIANPKHAPYGRAAVAAMQHFQVYDQAKDRLILGENISQAAQFVESGSCDIGIIALSLAMAPSMKTAGTYWEIPAESHPPLEQGAAIVKTSTHQKAAKQFLEFMQSPKGREIMTRYGFTLPQ
- a CDS encoding molybdopterin-binding protein; the protein is MKLSARNQFQGTVTRITEGQAMAEVIVKVGSLEFVAAITDGSVKQMGLKVNDGVTVAVKATEVMIGK